A window of the Dermacentor variabilis isolate Ectoservices unplaced genomic scaffold, ASM5094787v1 scaffold_12, whole genome shotgun sequence genome harbors these coding sequences:
- the LOC142565926 gene encoding 26S proteasome non-ATPase regulatory subunit 4-like isoform X3: MHGTEYRMGTRHLSDASASVRLTDCYRRGHRLMLKHRENKSHKMRMVIFVGSPVVTTTGELGLLARRLKREKVNVDIVNFGEYAANMGKLSNFISILNGDGTGSSHMVTVPAGNILSKVVAGTPIAQGDSRSAINYDLDFDDDDPALVLALRVSMEEQRQLQDYEVRQEMANSPRDATLAASDTASAFMSAEEQQLLERALYMGTEPGAFGAVASLADPRTMSEDEQVAYAVLMSLQHQSLPELVPPILPDMLPAEVDEDAMDTDEAKQIPEQDAVGDDDYDDIFQDPAFIMSILQSLPGVDTQSNAVQSALAEITHSDQVKEPADKDKDVKDKHKSSEGK; the protein is encoded by the exons CTTATGCTCAAGCATCGTGAAAACAAGAGCCACAAAATGCGCATGGTAATTTTTGTTGGCAGCCCGGTTGTCACCACCACAGGAGAG cttGGTTTGCTTGCCAGACGCTTGAAGAGAGAGAAAGTCAATGTTGACATTGTGAACTTTGGGGAATAT GCTGCAAACATGGGAAAACTGTCGAATTTCATCAGCATCCTCAATGGAGATGGTACTGGCAG TTCACACATGGTGACTGTGCCAGCAGGCAATATCCTGAGCAAAGTCGTTGCAGGCACTCCAATAGCCCAAGGTGACAGCAGGAGTGCAATTAACTATGACCTTGACTTTGATGACGATGACCCAGCTTTAGTTCTG GCGCTGCGCGTGTCCATGGAGGAGCAACGTCAATTGCAGGATTACGAAGTCAGGCAGGAGATGGCCAATTCACCAAGGGATGCTACTCTGGCAGCTTCTGACACTGCAAGTGCAT TTATGTCGGCCGAAGAACAGCAGCTTCTGGAGCGGGCCCTCTACATGGGAACAGAGCCAGGTGCTTTTGGTGCAGTAGCCAGCTTGGCAGACCCCAGAACCATGTCTGAGGATGAGCAGGTTGCTTATGCTGTGCTGATGTCCCTCCAGCACCAGTCTT TGCCTGAGCTTGTCCCGCCAATTCTGCCAGACATGCTGCCTGCTGAAGTTGATGAAGATGCCATGGATACAGACGAGGCCAAGCAGATTCCAGAACAG GATGCAGTTGGTGATGATGACTACGACGACATATTCCAAGACCCAGCCTTTATCATGTCCATTCTTCAGAGCCTTCCTGGTGTAGACACTCAGAGCAATGCTGTCCAAAGTGCTCTGGCAGAGATCACCCACAGTGACCAGGTCAAGGAACCGGCTGATAAGGATAAGGATGTCAAAGACAAGCATAAGTCAAGCGAGGGGAAATAG